Proteins found in one Amycolatopsis umgeniensis genomic segment:
- a CDS encoding metallopeptidase family protein encodes MRRDRHGRGLRGALYPSTLPAAASRAERFDALVLDALEPIEARWRHELTKLDVAVDDVPEVRSDGAPAGVDGVLHDGAVPLSRLVPAGVDRAGLPTRARIVLYRRPLEARAKDPGELAELVHDVLVEQVAVYLGVEPDVIEGD; translated from the coding sequence ATGCGCCGGGACCGGCACGGCCGGGGCCTGCGCGGAGCGCTGTATCCGTCGACCCTTCCCGCCGCCGCTAGCAGGGCAGAAAGGTTCGACGCGCTGGTTTTGGACGCGCTCGAACCGATCGAAGCGCGGTGGCGGCACGAGCTGACGAAGCTCGACGTCGCCGTCGACGACGTTCCCGAAGTTCGCTCGGATGGCGCACCGGCCGGAGTGGACGGCGTACTGCACGACGGCGCCGTCCCGCTCTCGCGACTCGTGCCCGCCGGCGTGGACCGCGCCGGCCTGCCGACGCGCGCCCGCATCGTCCTCTACCGCCGCCCCCTCGAGGCACGCGCGAAGGACCCGGGCGAACTCGCCGAACTCGTCCACGACGTCCTCGTGGAACAGGTGGCGGTCTACCTGGGCGTCGAACCCGACGTCATCGAAGGCGACTGA
- a CDS encoding glycosyltransferase family 2 protein: MSRTAASPVLRTVPVLAIVVCHNGENWLPLALSALRRSGVRPRHVLAVDTGSTDRTAKILADAAAPEGVAGDAPVLDGILTLSSDVGFGAAVGEAVEHAVERWGDPGGWLWLLHDDCAPEPDCLENLLAAAENEPEAAVLGPLAVDWSDPRLIVEAGLSTDAIGHRQQISPEETDTAVLAVPSAGSLVRREVWHDLGGYDPGFPLLREDLDFGWRANAAGGRVLSVTAARLRHARALSTGQREPDVLGLSLATANRAHGLRVFLVNCSPLSFWFGLIRIPLFALFRALAFLLLRRTGEAGAELAATWYLLRGRGGLRAARAERGKTDRPGDVRGLFTGRMTRVRNAVRAGVVGLVRRGVERDFALGTVPESADQEGAWIPPEALEAGQDRPVGPGALPAGAMRGVGSRGTGLRRPSAIVAVAVPEPVTEKPAAGRPKPSPVPRDGGRRPEPELVFVEVDRKRVLGATVFAPPVILLVVLTALAFAVNGSRLGLDLFGGKLLPVGGLGEIWSSYLAPWHAIAGGTASPAPATLPVLGTLGAIFAPIGGPAALVAILLIGDIPLAFLSAYAATRRLRVRRWVRAVAAAAYGVLPAATASVAQGRLDVVVVHLLLPPVIAGIVGLLVRADSRWLHVSALSAIGLALIGAFSPLAHALALVGLVIGFVVLPSPTGLARRIASVGIVVFLPLALLLPWPSVLLKHPELLLHGLGGGATAASGADLAGLDPGGPGAWPIGVALVAAAIVALVVRPSKGAGGGVAVVVLGALGLVAVRFVAVTPMSGGAHATGYAGVPLLVIGAGLLWTVLATWQRGGASVEPAPWLAKVTAVAGVLVLLALATGAVVAGREGPLRSGERPSLVADDLASSGRSVLVVGEPVRQTGGRLPLYGDDELAPTPGSADRLASWRRDLLQGSPDAVKQAFAAAAASGVLYVVLPAGADGSAFVELARDLVVSAAPTSDGRPVLRLLPAGGQVALISPELAQAAVTGKGAPGASPGVAPVQAGLPDVRVRVSEGPTGRLLVLAAEFEAGWHATVDGKAVPIVRAWGHQVAVSVPPTPSEVVVEHQGTTRNLLLLAQIAAVLFTLLTAVPTRRRDSL; encoded by the coding sequence TTGTCTCGCACTGCCGCGTCACCTGTGCTGCGCACGGTCCCCGTACTGGCCATTGTGGTCTGTCACAACGGCGAGAACTGGTTGCCACTGGCGCTTTCCGCGCTCCGGCGCAGCGGGGTCCGGCCGCGGCACGTGCTGGCGGTCGACACCGGGTCCACCGACAGGACGGCGAAAATCCTCGCCGACGCGGCCGCGCCCGAAGGCGTCGCCGGCGACGCTCCGGTCCTTGATGGAATTCTCACGCTTTCGAGTGACGTCGGCTTCGGTGCCGCTGTCGGCGAGGCCGTCGAGCACGCCGTCGAACGCTGGGGTGATCCCGGTGGCTGGCTCTGGCTGCTCCACGACGACTGCGCGCCGGAACCGGACTGTCTCGAAAATCTGTTGGCAGCGGCCGAAAACGAGCCCGAGGCGGCGGTACTCGGTCCGCTCGCGGTGGACTGGAGCGACCCGCGGCTGATCGTCGAAGCCGGGTTGTCGACGGACGCCATCGGCCATCGGCAGCAGATCTCACCCGAAGAGACCGACACCGCGGTGCTCGCCGTGCCGAGCGCGGGATCGCTGGTGCGGCGGGAAGTCTGGCACGACCTCGGCGGCTACGACCCCGGATTTCCCTTGCTGCGCGAGGATCTCGACTTCGGCTGGCGCGCCAACGCCGCGGGCGGACGCGTGCTCTCGGTGACGGCCGCCCGGCTCCGGCACGCCCGCGCGCTCAGTACCGGACAGCGGGAACCGGACGTTCTCGGCCTTTCCCTCGCGACGGCGAACCGCGCGCACGGGCTCCGGGTGTTCCTCGTCAATTGCTCCCCGCTGTCGTTTTGGTTCGGCTTGATTCGAATCCCGTTGTTCGCGCTGTTCCGCGCGCTCGCGTTCCTGCTGCTGCGCCGTACCGGCGAGGCGGGCGCGGAACTCGCGGCGACCTGGTACCTGCTGCGCGGCCGAGGCGGGCTGCGCGCGGCCCGCGCCGAACGCGGGAAGACCGACCGGCCCGGCGATGTCCGCGGCCTGTTCACCGGACGGATGACGCGGGTGCGCAACGCCGTCCGCGCCGGTGTCGTGGGCCTCGTCCGGCGAGGCGTCGAGCGGGACTTCGCCCTCGGGACCGTGCCGGAGAGCGCGGATCAGGAAGGCGCGTGGATCCCGCCGGAGGCGTTGGAGGCCGGGCAAGATCGCCCGGTCGGCCCCGGCGCGCTGCCCGCCGGGGCGATGCGCGGGGTCGGCTCGCGGGGGACGGGTCTGCGGCGGCCGAGTGCGATCGTCGCGGTCGCCGTCCCCGAACCGGTCACGGAGAAACCCGCCGCGGGCAGGCCGAAACCGTCGCCGGTGCCGCGTGACGGCGGGCGGCGGCCGGAGCCGGAACTCGTCTTCGTCGAGGTCGACCGGAAGCGGGTGCTCGGCGCGACCGTGTTCGCCCCGCCGGTGATCCTGCTGGTCGTGCTGACGGCGCTCGCCTTCGCGGTCAACGGTTCCCGGCTCGGGCTGGACCTGTTCGGCGGGAAGCTGCTGCCCGTCGGCGGACTCGGCGAAATCTGGTCTTCGTACCTGGCGCCGTGGCACGCGATCGCGGGCGGGACGGCGAGTCCCGCGCCCGCGACGCTGCCCGTGCTCGGCACCCTCGGAGCGATTTTCGCGCCGATCGGCGGGCCCGCGGCACTGGTCGCGATCCTGCTGATCGGGGACATCCCGCTCGCTTTCCTGAGCGCGTACGCGGCCACTCGGCGCCTTCGCGTGCGTCGCTGGGTGCGTGCCGTCGCCGCGGCGGCGTACGGCGTGCTTCCCGCCGCCACGGCCTCGGTCGCGCAGGGGCGGCTCGACGTCGTCGTCGTGCACCTGCTGCTGCCGCCGGTGATCGCGGGCATCGTGGGGCTGCTGGTCCGCGCGGACTCGCGATGGCTGCACGTTTCCGCGCTGAGCGCGATCGGGCTGGCGCTGATCGGCGCGTTCTCGCCGCTCGCGCACGCGCTGGCGTTGGTCGGGCTGGTGATCGGGTTCGTGGTGCTGCCGTCGCCGACCGGGCTCGCGCGGCGGATCGCGTCGGTCGGCATCGTGGTCTTCCTGCCGCTGGCGCTGCTGCTGCCGTGGCCGAGTGTGCTGCTGAAGCATCCGGAACTGTTGCTGCACGGGCTCGGCGGCGGTGCCACGGCCGCGTCCGGCGCCGATCTCGCCGGACTGGACCCGGGCGGCCCCGGTGCTTGGCCGATCGGGGTGGCGCTGGTCGCGGCCGCGATCGTCGCGCTGGTGGTCCGGCCGTCGAAGGGCGCGGGTGGCGGTGTCGCGGTCGTCGTGCTGGGTGCGCTCGGGCTCGTGGCGGTGCGGTTCGTGGCGGTGACGCCGATGTCGGGCGGCGCGCACGCGACCGGATACGCCGGGGTGCCGCTGCTGGTGATCGGCGCGGGGTTGCTGTGGACGGTGCTGGCGACCTGGCAGCGCGGCGGGGCGAGTGTCGAGCCCGCGCCGTGGCTGGCGAAGGTCACCGCCGTGGCCGGGGTGCTCGTGCTGCTGGCTTTGGCGACCGGCGCGGTGGTCGCGGGACGGGAAGGCCCGCTGCGGTCGGGTGAGCGTCCGTCGCTCGTCGCCGACGACCTGGCTTCCAGCGGACGCTCGGTGCTGGTCGTGGGTGAGCCCGTCCGGCAGACCGGGGGACGGTTGCCGCTCTACGGCGACGACGAACTCGCCCCGACGCCCGGCAGCGCCGATCGGCTGGCCTCGTGGCGCCGCGACCTGCTGCAGGGCTCGCCGGACGCGGTCAAACAGGCCTTCGCGGCCGCCGCTGCTTCGGGGGTGCTGTACGTCGTGCTGCCGGCCGGTGCGGACGGTTCGGCTTTCGTCGAACTCGCGCGGGATCTGGTGGTTTCGGCGGCGCCGACCTCGGACGGGCGTCCGGTGCTTCGCCTGCTGCCCGCCGGTGGTCAGGTGGCGCTCATCTCACCGGAACTGGCGCAGGCGGCCGTGACCGGCAAGGGCGCGCCGGGGGCGTCGCCAGGGGTTGCGCCGGTGCAGGCCGGGCTGCCGGACGTGCGGGTGCGCGTCTCGGAGGGCCCGACCGGGCGGCTGCTCGTGCTGGCCGCGGAGTTCGAGGCGGGCTGGCACGCGACCGTGGACGGCAAGGCCGTGCCGATCGTGCGGGCGTGGGGCCATCAGGTGGCTGTCTCGGTGCCGCCCACGCCTTCGGAGGTGGTGGTGGAGCACCAGGGCACCACGCGGAACCTGTTGCTGCTGGCGCAGATCGCCGCGGTGCTGTTCACGCTGCTGACGGCTGTGCCCACGCGGCGGCGGGACTCCCTGTAG
- a CDS encoding WhiB family transcriptional regulator: MVFQHRQPGECVDSEEADVRLEADGREWGQVVGWGEVPEQQLGDLTELFDDASAEEQDWQERALCAQTDPEAFFPEKGGSTREAKRICLGCEVKDECLEYALAHDERFGIWGGLSERERRKLKKRAV, translated from the coding sequence ATGGTGTTTCAACACCGCCAGCCTGGGGAGTGCGTGGACAGCGAGGAGGCGGACGTGCGGTTGGAAGCAGATGGAAGGGAATGGGGGCAAGTCGTGGGTTGGGGTGAGGTCCCGGAGCAGCAACTGGGCGATCTCACCGAGCTTTTCGACGATGCCTCCGCGGAAGAGCAGGACTGGCAGGAACGGGCCCTCTGCGCGCAGACGGACCCGGAGGCGTTCTTCCCCGAGAAGGGCGGCTCCACCCGCGAAGCCAAGCGGATCTGCCTCGGTTGCGAGGTCAAGGACGAGTGCCTCGAGTACGCCCTCGCGCATGACGAGCGGTTCGGTATTTGGGGCGGGCTCTCCGAACGTGAGCGTAGGAAACTGAAAAAGCGAGCTGTGTGA
- a CDS encoding site-2 protease family protein, with the protein MRPSPIFLGILAVTVLGGVLAAFGDATTISSQKYDPLIITGVVLLVAGGWVASLTLHEFGHAVVAFRGGDHSVAHKGYLSMDVRKYTDPALSIILPLVFLIIGGIPLPGGAVWIEHGRLRSRGVQSWVSLAGPLSNLAVGVALTLLVALVPMANGLVIGLSFLALLQIVTFILNILPIPGLDGWGAIEPYLSPGARELGAKVRPWAPIALFAVLFLVPGASSMLWQVSYAIFDSVGGFKLAAMYGQDAFMFWK; encoded by the coding sequence GTGCGGCCAAGCCCGATCTTCCTCGGCATCCTCGCGGTCACCGTCCTGGGCGGTGTACTGGCGGCTTTCGGTGATGCGACCACGATTTCCAGCCAGAAGTACGACCCGCTGATCATCACCGGCGTCGTCCTGCTCGTCGCGGGCGGCTGGGTCGCGTCACTGACGCTGCACGAGTTCGGCCACGCCGTCGTGGCGTTCCGCGGCGGTGACCACAGCGTCGCCCACAAGGGTTACCTGTCCATGGACGTCCGGAAATACACGGATCCGGCACTGTCCATCATCCTGCCGTTGGTATTCCTCATCATCGGCGGCATCCCGCTGCCGGGCGGTGCGGTGTGGATCGAACACGGGCGGCTGCGGTCACGCGGTGTCCAGTCATGGGTGTCGCTCGCCGGGCCACTGAGCAACCTCGCCGTCGGCGTCGCGCTGACCCTTCTCGTCGCACTGGTGCCGATGGCCAACGGGCTCGTGATCGGGCTCTCGTTCCTGGCGCTGCTTCAGATCGTCACGTTCATCCTGAACATCCTGCCGATCCCCGGCCTCGACGGCTGGGGTGCGATCGAGCCGTACCTTTCGCCCGGAGCGCGCGAACTCGGCGCGAAGGTCCGGCCGTGGGCCCCGATCGCGCTGTTCGCCGTGCTGTTCCTCGTGCCGGGAGCCAGCTCGATGCTGTGGCAGGTGTCTTACGCGATCTTCGACTCCGTGGGCGGGTTCAAGCTCGCCGCCATGTACGGACAGGACGCGTTCATGTTCTGGAAGTGA
- the mshB gene encoding N-acetyl-1-D-myo-inositol-2-amino-2-deoxy-alpha-D-glucopyranoside deacetylase, giving the protein MISDRPKLLLVHAHPDDESITTGGTIARYAAEGAEVTVVTCTLGEEGEIIPPSLDGLGSWASDQLGGYRAGELASACAALGVTRHRYLGGIGRWRDSGMAGTPSAAHPRAFSGGDLDEQAAQLAKILDEVRPQVVVTYDAFGGYGHPDHIRAHEITMAAAPKAASVERVFHTVSSRDAVSAGLAALRGRSTFRVPEDGELPVTPDETITTVLDVGAHNPAKAAALRAHETQVSVPAPPHLADHFALSNDVAQPITPYEYFVLVHGQAQGAAADLFGGLAK; this is encoded by the coding sequence GTGATCTCCGATAGGCCCAAATTGCTCCTGGTGCACGCCCATCCGGACGACGAAAGCATCACCACCGGCGGCACCATCGCGCGTTACGCGGCCGAAGGCGCCGAAGTGACCGTCGTCACGTGCACTCTCGGTGAGGAAGGCGAGATCATCCCACCCTCCCTCGACGGGCTCGGTTCGTGGGCCTCCGATCAGCTCGGCGGCTACCGCGCGGGCGAGCTGGCGTCGGCGTGCGCCGCGCTGGGCGTCACGCGGCACCGGTATCTCGGCGGCATCGGCCGCTGGCGTGACTCGGGGATGGCCGGGACACCGTCCGCGGCGCATCCGCGCGCGTTCTCCGGCGGAGACCTCGACGAGCAGGCGGCTCAGCTCGCGAAGATCCTCGACGAGGTGCGGCCCCAGGTCGTCGTCACGTATGACGCTTTCGGGGGTTATGGGCATCCCGACCACATCCGCGCGCACGAGATCACGATGGCCGCGGCGCCGAAGGCGGCGTCGGTCGAACGGGTCTTCCACACTGTTTCTTCTCGTGACGCAGTCTCCGCCGGTCTCGCCGCGCTGCGCGGGCGCTCGACGTTCCGTGTCCCCGAAGACGGCGAACTCCCGGTGACGCCGGACGAGACGATCACGACCGTCCTCGACGTCGGCGCGCACAACCCCGCGAAGGCCGCCGCGCTGCGGGCGCACGAGACCCAGGTCAGCGTGCCGGCCCCGCCGCATCTCGCGGACCACTTCGCGCTGAGCAACGACGTCGCGCAGCCGATCACCCCGTACGAGTACTTCGTGCTCGTCCACGGACAGGCCCAGGGCGCCGCGGCCGACCTGTTCGGGGGACTCGCGAAGTGA